TTTAAAACTTTTCTATTGGATAGATTTTATACAAAGAAGGTAATAATGTATAAACAACAATATTTTATTTCTGGCAAGGTGCAAGGTGTTGGTTTTAGATTTTTCACAGAGCAAATAGCAAATAATATGAAACTAAAAGGATTTGTAAAAAATCTCAACGATGGAAGGGTAGAAATTGTAGCTTTCTTTAATACTAAAGAACAAATGAAAAAATTTGAAAAATTATTAAATGGGAATAAGTATTCAAACATTAAAAACATTGAAAAAATAGTTTTAGATGAAAATTATCCTTTTCAATTTAATGATTTTAAAATTTATTATTAGGGCTTGCCTCTCGTT
The sequence above is drawn from the Borreliella burgdorferi B31 genome and encodes:
- a CDS encoding acylphosphatase; protein product: MYKQQYFISGKVQGVGFRFFTEQIANNMKLKGFVKNLNDGRVEIVAFFNTKEQMKKFEKLLNGNKYSNIKNIEKIVLDENYPFQFNDFKIYY